The following are from one region of the Silene latifolia isolate original U9 population chromosome 9, ASM4854445v1, whole genome shotgun sequence genome:
- the LOC141599923 gene encoding L-2-hydroxyglutarate dehydrogenase, mitochondrial, translating into MRKSVRITTFLKSVKSSKIIIPPVKRLMSSMESNSIPKEKVDCVVIGAGIVGIAIARELSLKGRQVLVLDSSNTFGTGTSSRNSQVIHAGIYHPPNSFKAKFCVKGRELMYRYCSERDVPHKQVGKLVVATSESEIPKLNEILARGIENGVDSLRMIEASTATRMEPELYCVKALFSPVSGIVDSHTLMLSLLGEAENNGATFSYNTTVLGGQLLGNEIALSVTESQNLENMNEEVPLLPDLILLPKVVINSAGLAAITLAKRFIGLNSSFIPNAYYARGHYFSLSNTKMAPFQRLIYPLPEDGGVGVHVTLDLDGQVKFGPDVEWINGVPDIASFLNRFEYSICPQRAERFYAEIRKYYPNLKEGSLEPGYSGIRPKITGAGMTPCDFVIQGQDVHGVRGLVNLFGIESPGLTSSLAIAEHVSSRVLHSI; encoded by the exons ATGCGTAAATCAGTGAGAATAACAACATTCCTGAAATCCGTAAAAAGCAGCAAAATCATCATCCCTCCAGTAAAACGATTGATGAGTAGCATGGAATCAAATTCAATACCAAAGGAGAAGGTTGATTGTGTGGTAATTGGAGCTGGGATTGTTGGAATTGCAATTGCAAGAGAATTATCTTTAAAGGGTAGACAAGTTTTGGTCCTTGATTCTTCTAATACTTTCGGCACTGGTACTAGCTCTCGCAATAGTCAAGTCATTCATGCTGGCATTTATCATCCTCCTAATTCTTTCAAG gcAAAGTTTTGTGTCAAAGGAAGAGAATTGATGTACAGGTATTGTTCTGAGCGAGATGTTCCGCACAAACAGGTTGGTAAACTTGTTGTTGCTACTAGTGAATCAGAGATTCCAAAATTAAACGAAATATTAGCACGTGGCATTGAGAATGGGGTTGATAGCCTGAGGATGATAGAGGCTTCTACAGCAACGCGAATGGAGCCCGAGCTATATTGTGTTAAAGCTCTATTTTCGCCTGTCTCAGGAATTGTGGATAGCCATACTCTGATGCTCTCATTACTG GGAGAAGCTGAAAACAACGGTGCTACATTTTCTTACAATACCACAGTCCTTGGAGGCCAATTACTAGGAAATGAAATTGCACTTAGTGTGACTGAAAGCCAGAATCTAGAGAACATGAATGAGGAAGTTCCTTTGCTTCCTGATCTTATACTTCTCCCCAAGGTTGTGATAAACTCTGCTGGTCTGGCTGCAATAACACTTGCAAAGAGATTCATTGGCCTCAATAGCTCCTTCATTCCTAATGCCTATTATGCCCGGGGTCATTACTTTTCTTTGTCGAACACTAAAATGGCTCCTTTTCAGCGTTTGATATATCCATTACCAGAAGATGGTGGAGTTGGGGTGCATGTAACTCTAGACTTAGATGGCCAGGTCAAGTTCGGGCCTGACGTTGAATGGATTAATGGCGTTCCTGATATTGCAAGCTTCTTAAATAG ATTCGAGTACTCTATATGCCCTCAACGTGCAGAGAGATTTTATGCAGAAATAAGAAAGTATTATCCTAATCTGAAGGAAGGATCTCTGGAGCCAGGTTACTCTGGCATACGACCCAAAATCACTGGTGCTGGGATGACCCCTTGTGATTTTGTAATACAG GGGCAAGATGTTCATGGAGTGCGTGGACTTGTGAATCTATTCGGCATTGAATCACCAGGCCTGACTTCAAGCTTGGCCATTGCGGAGCATGTGTCTTCAAGGGTTCTCCATTCTATTTAA